A window of the Phaseolus vulgaris cultivar G19833 chromosome 5, P. vulgaris v2.0, whole genome shotgun sequence genome harbors these coding sequences:
- the LOC137835797 gene encoding fructokinase-2-like has product MAFNNGVPATGSGLIASFGEMLIDFVPTVSGVSLAEAPGFLKAPGGAPANVAIAVARLGGKAAFVGKLGDDEFGHMLAGILKENGVRADGITFDQGARTALAFVTLRADGEREFMFYRNPSADMLLKPEELNLELIRSAKVFHYGSISLIVEPCRSAHLKAMEVAREAGCLLSYDPNLRLPLWPSADEARKQILSIWEKADLIKVSDVELEFLTGSDKIDDASALSLWHPNLKLLLVTLGEQGSRYYTKSFKGSVDAFHVNTVDTTGAGDSFVGALLSKIVDDQSILEDEPRLRDVLKFANACGAITTTQKGAIPALPKEEDALKIIEGA; this is encoded by the exons ATGGCATTCAACAATGGCGTCCCTGCCACCGGCTCCGGCCTCATCGCCAGTTTCGGCGAGATGCTCATCGACTTCGTTCCCACCGTCTCCGGCGTCTCCCTGGCGGAGGCTCCGGGCTTCCTGAAGGCCCCCGGCGGCGCCCCCGCTAATGTCGCCATCGCCGTCGCGAGACTCGGCGGCAAGGCCGCCTTCGTTGGAAAACTCGGCGACGACGAGTTCGGCCACATGCTCGCCGGAATCCTGAAGGAGAACGGAGTCCGCGCCGATGGAATCACCTTCGATCAGGGCGCCCGCACCGCGCTGGCGTTCGTGACCCTACGCGCCGACGGAGAGCGTGAGTTCATGTTCTACCGAAACCCCAGCGCCGACATGCTCCTCAAACCCGAAGAACTCAACCTTGAACTCATCAGATCT GCTAAAGTTTTCCATTACGGATCAATTAGTTTGATCGTGGAGCCATGCAGATCAGCACACTTGAAGGCAATGGAAGTTGCCAGAGAAGCTGGCTGCCTGCTCTCCTATGACCCCAACCTCCGTCTCCCCTTGTGGCCCTCGGCCGATGAAGCTCGTAAGCAAATACTCAGCATATGggagaaggctgatttgatCAAGGTCAGTGATGTGGAGCTTGAGTTCCTCACAGGAAGTGACAAGATTGATGATGCTTCTGCTTTGTCATTGTGGCACCCCAATTTGAAGTTGCTCCTTGTCACTCTTGGAGAACAGGGTTCCAGATACTACACCAAG AGTTTCAAAGGATCAGTAGATGCTTTTCATGTGAACACAGTTGATACAACTGGTGCCGGTGATTCCTTTGTTGGTGCTCTGTTGTCCAAGATTGTCGATGATCAGTCCATCCTTGAA GATGAACCAAGGTTAAGAGACGTACTAAAGTTTGCTAACGCATGTGGAGCAATTACAACTACCCAAAAGGGAGCAATTCCCGCCCTTCCCAAAGAGGAGGATGCACTCAAAATCATCGAAGGGGCATAG